One Mycobacterium marseillense DNA window includes the following coding sequences:
- a CDS encoding FadD3 family acyl-CoA ligase → MQSAQRDEEEPPNREWQTIPEMVLSAADRFGDAEAVVDGPLRLTFTDVVERIRCAAGSFAELGIDKGDRVAIWAPNSAEWIIAAFGLLAAGGVLVPVNTRFKTEEAGDIIARSKVKAVLIQKGFLDQEYTAPAGTPVIDLKSDFLSSGSPFERPVSGTDISDIIFTSGTTGRPKGAMLNHGQTLRMYEEWATLADLREGDRYLQINPYFHTFGLKAGLVTSFLRGATMLPVAVFDIDTVVDLIERERITMLPGPPTLYHSLLGVSDKSKLSSLRAAVTGAADIPVELVRRIHGELPFETLMTGYGLTEAGNVTLSRPGDSFEDVATTAGLPCDGVEVRIADDGEVVVRGYGVMQGYLDDPAATAQAIDAEGWLHTGDLGSFDDAGRLRIVGRKKDMFIVGGFNAYPAEIEGFLLNHPAVAQAAVIGIPDERMGQVGKAFVVRKGEVGADELIGWCRDRMAGFKVPRAVQFLDSLPLNATGKVMKDQLR, encoded by the coding sequence ATGCAGAGCGCGCAGCGCGATGAGGAGGAGCCGCCCAATCGGGAATGGCAGACCATCCCCGAGATGGTCTTGAGCGCGGCGGACCGCTTCGGCGACGCGGAAGCGGTCGTCGACGGTCCGCTGCGCCTCACCTTCACCGACGTTGTCGAGCGGATACGCTGCGCCGCAGGTTCTTTCGCTGAACTCGGCATCGACAAGGGTGACCGCGTCGCGATCTGGGCACCCAACTCGGCCGAGTGGATCATCGCGGCGTTCGGGCTGCTCGCGGCCGGCGGCGTGCTAGTCCCGGTCAACACGCGGTTCAAGACCGAGGAAGCCGGCGACATCATCGCCCGCAGCAAGGTGAAGGCCGTCCTGATCCAAAAGGGCTTCTTGGACCAGGAGTACACCGCGCCCGCCGGGACACCGGTCATCGATCTGAAGTCCGACTTCTTGTCCAGCGGTTCACCATTCGAGCGGCCGGTCAGCGGCACCGACATCTCCGACATCATCTTCACCTCGGGCACGACCGGCCGCCCCAAGGGGGCGATGCTCAATCACGGCCAGACGCTGCGGATGTACGAGGAGTGGGCGACGCTCGCCGACCTGCGCGAGGGCGATCGCTACCTGCAGATCAACCCGTACTTTCACACGTTCGGTCTGAAGGCGGGGCTGGTGACGTCCTTCCTCCGCGGCGCGACGATGCTGCCGGTCGCGGTCTTCGACATCGACACCGTGGTCGATCTCATTGAACGCGAACGCATCACGATGCTTCCCGGGCCGCCGACGCTGTACCACTCGTTGCTGGGCGTCAGCGACAAGTCCAAGCTGTCGTCGCTGCGGGCCGCGGTGACCGGCGCCGCCGACATCCCGGTCGAACTGGTCCGTCGCATCCACGGCGAACTGCCGTTCGAGACGTTGATGACCGGCTACGGACTCACCGAGGCCGGCAACGTGACGCTGTCCCGGCCCGGGGATTCCTTCGAGGATGTCGCCACCACCGCGGGGCTGCCCTGCGACGGAGTCGAGGTGCGCATCGCCGACGACGGCGAGGTGGTGGTTCGCGGCTACGGCGTCATGCAGGGCTACCTTGATGACCCCGCCGCCACGGCCCAGGCGATCGACGCCGAGGGGTGGCTGCACACCGGAGATCTGGGAAGTTTCGACGATGCCGGTCGGCTGCGCATCGTCGGCCGGAAGAAGGACATGTTCATCGTCGGCGGGTTCAACGCCTATCCCGCCGAGATCGAGGGCTTCCTGCTCAACCACCCCGCCGTCGCGCAGGCGGCCGTCATCGGCATCCCCGACGAACGGATGGGCCAGGTGGGCAAGGCGTTCGTGGTCCGCAAGGGCGAGGTCGGTGCCGACGAATTGATCGGCTGGTGCCGTGACCGCATGGCCGGGTTCAAGGTGCCGCGCGCGGTACAGTTCCTTGATTCACTCCCACTCAACGCGACGGGGAAAGTGATGAAGGACCAACTTCGATGA
- a CDS encoding fatty-acid--CoA ligase: MNNGDIHSMVIASDYRVPDPSRVWPLLERNKAALADIGAHHVLVYTSTHDYGRVLVMIGVHSREPIVELLRSRVFFDWFDEAGVDDIPAVFAGEIIDRFIAQPPQNPAAPGVVVAAIASVNDVTLLTSEVGTAIDRFTTAGIRKTWVFQAFDDDHEVLILQEFPDEESARQWIDHPDAAAQWMSGAGIGAYPPLFVGRFSDMMRIEAD, encoded by the coding sequence ATGAATAACGGCGATATTCATTCGATGGTGATCGCCTCGGACTACCGCGTCCCCGATCCGTCCCGGGTATGGCCGCTGCTGGAACGCAACAAAGCGGCGCTGGCCGATATCGGCGCGCACCACGTGCTGGTCTACACCTCCACGCACGACTACGGCCGGGTCCTGGTGATGATCGGAGTCCACAGCCGTGAGCCGATCGTCGAGCTGCTGCGTTCGCGGGTCTTCTTCGATTGGTTCGACGAAGCCGGCGTCGACGACATCCCCGCGGTCTTCGCCGGCGAGATCATCGACCGGTTCATCGCCCAGCCGCCGCAAAACCCGGCGGCCCCCGGCGTAGTGGTGGCCGCCATCGCGTCCGTCAACGATGTGACCCTGCTGACCTCCGAAGTCGGCACGGCGATCGACAGATTCACCACGGCAGGCATCCGAAAGACATGGGTATTCCAGGCTTTCGACGATGACCACGAGGTGCTGATCCTGCAGGAGTTCCCCGACGAAGAAAGCGCGCGGCAGTGGATCGACCACCCCGACGCCGCGGCGCAGTGGATGTCGGGAGCGGGCATCGGCGCCTACCCGCCGCTGTTCGTCGGCCGGTTCTCCGACATGATGCGCATCGAGGCGGACTGA
- a CDS encoding bacterioferritin-associated ferredoxin produces MFVCLCNGVTSQTVCDAVECGASTTKEVAQACGAGADCGRCRRTVQAILRSSSPERTPNSR; encoded by the coding sequence GTGTTCGTGTGCCTGTGTAACGGCGTCACCAGCCAAACCGTGTGCGATGCGGTGGAGTGCGGGGCGTCGACCACCAAGGAAGTCGCCCAGGCCTGCGGGGCGGGCGCCGACTGCGGTCGCTGCCGGCGGACGGTGCAGGCCATCCTGCGGTCATCGTCGCCGGAGCGAACGCCGAATTCGCGCTAG
- a CDS encoding alpha-keto acid decarboxylase family protein: MDSAERTVVPVTDAATDPAYTVGDYLLDRLAELGISEIFGVPGDYNLEFLDHIIAHPSLRWVGNANELNAGYAADGYGRLRGMSALVTTFGVGELSAANAIAGSYAEQVPVVHIVGGPSKDAQGTRRALHHSLGDGDFEHFFRVSREITCAQANLMPATARREIDRVLCEVREQKRPGYILLSTDVARFPTEPPEAPLPRYSGGTSPRALAMFVEAATELIGGHQITVLADLLVHRLQAIKELEALLAADVVPHATLMWGKSLLDESAPNFLGIYAGSASAPAVRTAIEEAPVLVTAGVVFTDMVSGFFSQRIDPARTIDVGQYQSSVAGEVFAPLEMGAALEALATILARRATPSPPVALPPAEPLPPPPPRDQPLTQKMVWDRLCLALTPGNVVLADQGTSFYGMADHRLPQGVTFIGQPLWGSIGYTLPAALGAAVAHPDRRTVLLIGDGAAQLTVQELGTFSREGLSPVIVVVNNDGYTVERAIHGETAPYNDIVSWKWTDVPHALGVTDHLAFRVQTYGELDEALTAAAEHKDRMVFVEVVLPRLEIPRLLVELVQPTSPDGSPRR, encoded by the coding sequence ATGGATTCGGCCGAGCGTACCGTCGTGCCTGTGACTGATGCCGCGACCGATCCCGCATACACCGTCGGTGACTACCTGTTAGACCGTCTCGCCGAACTCGGCATCTCGGAGATCTTCGGCGTGCCCGGTGATTACAACCTGGAGTTCCTCGACCACATCATTGCCCACCCCAGTCTGCGGTGGGTCGGCAACGCCAACGAGCTCAACGCCGGCTACGCCGCCGACGGATATGGGCGGCTGCGCGGGATGTCGGCGCTGGTAACGACATTCGGCGTCGGTGAGCTGTCCGCGGCCAATGCGATCGCGGGCAGCTACGCCGAGCAGGTACCCGTCGTCCACATCGTCGGCGGCCCATCCAAGGACGCGCAGGGCACCCGGCGGGCGCTGCACCATTCGCTCGGCGACGGAGACTTCGAACACTTCTTCCGGGTCAGCCGCGAAATCACCTGCGCTCAAGCCAATCTCATGCCCGCAACGGCCCGCCGGGAGATCGACCGGGTGCTGTGCGAGGTGCGCGAGCAGAAGCGGCCCGGATACATCCTGCTGTCCACCGACGTGGCCCGCTTCCCCACCGAACCGCCCGAGGCCCCGCTGCCCCGCTACAGCGGCGGCACCAGCCCGCGCGCGCTCGCGATGTTCGTCGAGGCCGCGACCGAACTCATCGGTGGCCACCAAATTACCGTCCTGGCCGACCTGCTGGTCCACCGCCTGCAGGCGATCAAAGAACTCGAGGCGCTGCTGGCGGCCGACGTCGTGCCGCACGCCACCCTGATGTGGGGGAAGAGTCTGCTCGACGAGAGCGCACCGAATTTCCTGGGAATCTACGCGGGATCGGCCAGCGCCCCGGCGGTGCGCACCGCGATCGAAGAGGCGCCCGTGTTGGTCACCGCCGGCGTGGTCTTCACCGACATGGTGAGCGGCTTCTTCAGCCAGCGGATCGACCCGGCCCGGACCATCGACGTCGGCCAGTACCAGAGCAGTGTGGCCGGAGAAGTGTTCGCGCCGTTGGAGATGGGCGCCGCGCTGGAGGCGCTGGCCACCATCCTGGCCCGGCGCGCGACCCCGTCGCCACCGGTGGCGCTGCCGCCGGCCGAGCCGCTGCCGCCGCCCCCGCCGCGCGATCAACCCCTGACCCAAAAGATGGTGTGGGATCGGCTTTGTCTGGCCCTCACACCGGGCAACGTGGTGCTCGCCGACCAGGGCACCTCCTTCTACGGCATGGCCGACCACCGGCTGCCGCAGGGTGTCACCTTCATCGGTCAACCGCTCTGGGGCTCAATCGGTTACACATTGCCCGCCGCGCTGGGGGCCGCCGTCGCGCATCCGGACCGCCGCACGGTGTTGCTCATCGGGGACGGCGCCGCGCAGCTGACAGTCCAGGAGCTCGGCACCTTCTCCCGCGAGGGGCTCTCCCCCGTCATCGTGGTGGTCAACAACGACGGCTACACCGTCGAGCGCGCCATCCACGGCGAGACGGCGCCGTACAACGACATCGTCAGTTGGAAGTGGACGGACGTTCCGCACGCGCTGGGCGTCACCGACCACCTGGCGTTCCGGGTCCAGACCTACGGGGAGCTCGACGAAGCATTGACCGCCGCCGCCGAACACAAAGACCGCATGGTCTTCGTCGAAGTGGTGTTGCCGCGGCTCGAGATTCCGCGCCTGCTCGTCGAACTCGTGCAACCCACGTCACCGGACGGCAGCCCGCGCCGCTGA
- a CDS encoding SRPBCC family protein, with protein MALKESRDIVIEASPEEILDVIADFESMPEWSEPHQSAEVLETGDDGRPRQVKMRVKVAGITDEQVVAYTWADDAVSWTLVSSSQQKAQDGKYTLIPQGDKTLVKFELLADPNVPLPGFVLKRAVKGTIDSATKALRERVLKVKKGK; from the coding sequence ATGGCACTCAAAGAATCCCGCGACATCGTGATCGAAGCCAGTCCCGAGGAGATTCTGGACGTCATCGCCGATTTCGAATCGATGCCCGAATGGTCGGAACCGCACCAGAGCGCGGAGGTCCTCGAGACCGGCGACGACGGGCGGCCCCGTCAAGTGAAGATGAGGGTCAAGGTCGCCGGGATCACCGACGAACAGGTGGTCGCCTACACCTGGGCGGACGACGCGGTGAGTTGGACGCTGGTCAGCTCCTCGCAGCAGAAGGCGCAGGACGGGAAGTACACCCTGATCCCGCAGGGCGACAAGACGCTGGTGAAGTTCGAGCTACTCGCGGACCCGAATGTGCCGCTGCCCGGCTTCGTGCTGAAGCGCGCCGTGAAGGGGACGATCGACTCCGCCACCAAGGCCCTGCGCGAGCGGGTGCTCAAGGTGAAGAAGGGTAAGTAG
- a CDS encoding CaiB/BaiF CoA transferase family protein — MSGGGPLAGVRVIELGGIGPGPHAGMLLVDLGADVVRVRRPSGGLDMPAEGRDLLHRGKRIVDLDVKAQPQALLELAARADVLLDCFRPGTCERLGIGPEDCAAVNPRLIFARITGWGQDGPLARTAGHDINYLSQTGALSALGYADRPPIPPLNLVADFGGGSMLVLLGITAALYERERSGKGQVIDAAMVDGVSLLAQMMWTMKSTGALRDRRESFLLDGGAPFYGCYETADGGYVAVGAIEPQFFAALLNGLGLSPDEVPGQSDRDSYPRMREVFTQRFASCTRDEWARTFAGTDACVTPVLTWTEAATDDHLRARSTVITAHGVDQAAPAPRFSRTPSGPVERPPSATTPLNEINW, encoded by the coding sequence GTGAGCGGCGGCGGCCCGCTGGCCGGGGTGAGAGTCATCGAACTCGGCGGCATCGGACCGGGGCCGCACGCGGGCATGCTGCTGGTCGATCTGGGCGCCGACGTGGTGCGGGTGCGCCGCCCATCGGGCGGTCTCGACATGCCGGCCGAGGGCCGGGATCTGTTGCACCGCGGCAAGCGGATCGTCGACCTCGACGTCAAGGCGCAGCCGCAGGCGCTACTCGAGTTGGCCGCGAGGGCCGACGTGCTGCTGGACTGCTTCCGCCCCGGCACGTGCGAGCGACTCGGCATCGGTCCCGAGGATTGCGCGGCGGTCAATCCGCGCCTGATCTTCGCGCGGATCACCGGCTGGGGGCAGGACGGGCCCCTGGCGCGTACGGCGGGTCACGACATCAACTACCTGTCGCAGACCGGGGCGCTGTCGGCGCTCGGTTACGCCGACCGGCCGCCGATCCCGCCGCTGAACCTGGTCGCCGACTTCGGCGGCGGCTCGATGCTGGTGCTGCTCGGCATCACGGCCGCGCTCTACGAACGCGAACGCTCGGGCAAGGGTCAGGTCATCGACGCCGCGATGGTCGACGGGGTCAGCCTGCTGGCCCAGATGATGTGGACGATGAAGTCCACTGGCGCACTGCGCGACCGGCGCGAATCCTTCCTGCTCGACGGCGGCGCCCCGTTCTACGGTTGCTACGAGACCGCCGACGGCGGCTACGTGGCCGTCGGCGCCATCGAGCCGCAATTCTTCGCGGCGTTGCTCAATGGGCTCGGCCTGTCACCCGACGAGGTGCCCGGCCAGTCCGACCGGGATTCCTACCCACGGATGCGCGAGGTCTTCACTCAGCGGTTCGCGAGCTGCACCCGCGACGAATGGGCGCGGACGTTCGCCGGAACCGATGCGTGCGTCACCCCGGTGCTGACGTGGACCGAAGCCGCGACCGACGACCACTTGCGGGCACGCTCGACCGTCATCACCGCCCACGGCGTCGACCAGGCCGCTCCCGCCCCGCGCTTTTCGCGAACACCGTCCGGCCCCGTAGAGCGACCGCCGTCGGCGACCACCCCGCTTAACGAAATCAACTGGTAG
- a CDS encoding SRPBCC family protein codes for MAVKASREFVVNAPPEVVMEALTDVGVLSSWSPLHKHIEVIDRYPDGRPHHVKTTIKILGLVDEILEYHWGPDWVCYDAKGTSQQHGQHVEYNLKPEGVGQTRVRFDITVEPGRPMPAFIVRRASESALDGAEKGLRELLMRGNPSAEPE; via the coding sequence GTGGCCGTAAAAGCATCACGCGAATTTGTCGTCAACGCGCCGCCAGAAGTGGTCATGGAGGCGCTGACAGATGTCGGCGTCCTCTCGTCGTGGTCACCGCTGCACAAACACATCGAAGTGATCGACCGCTATCCCGACGGCCGCCCCCACCACGTCAAGACCACGATCAAGATCCTGGGGCTCGTCGACGAGATCCTGGAATATCACTGGGGCCCGGACTGGGTCTGCTATGACGCCAAAGGAACCTCCCAGCAGCACGGTCAGCACGTCGAGTACAACCTGAAACCCGAAGGCGTCGGCCAGACTCGAGTGCGCTTCGACATCACCGTCGAACCGGGCCGGCCGATGCCCGCGTTCATCGTCCGGCGGGCAAGCGAAAGCGCCCTCGACGGGGCGGAAAAGGGTTTGCGCGAATTGCTGATGCGCGGCAACCCTTCCGCCGAGCCCGAATAA
- a CDS encoding SRPBCC family protein, with translation MAVQASSEIVIDAPPEVIMEALADMDAVPSWSSVHKRVEVVDKHPDGRPHHVKVTIAVTGIHDTELLEYHWGPDWMVWDAHKTAQQHGQHGEYNLSRLGDDRTRVRFTITVEPWAPLPEFWVARARKKILHSALEGLRKRVMGLEGFGPAR, from the coding sequence GTGGCTGTACAAGCATCGTCGGAAATCGTGATCGATGCGCCTCCGGAGGTCATCATGGAGGCGCTCGCCGATATGGACGCGGTGCCGTCCTGGTCGTCGGTGCACAAGCGGGTCGAAGTCGTCGACAAGCACCCCGACGGGCGACCGCACCACGTGAAGGTCACGATCGCGGTGACGGGCATCCACGACACCGAACTGCTCGAATATCACTGGGGGCCCGACTGGATGGTGTGGGACGCCCACAAGACGGCCCAGCAACACGGCCAGCACGGGGAGTACAACCTGAGCCGGCTGGGCGACGACAGGACCCGGGTGCGGTTCACCATCACCGTCGAACCGTGGGCCCCGCTGCCGGAGTTCTGGGTCGCGCGGGCCCGCAAGAAAATCCTTCATTCCGCGCTGGAGGGGTTGCGCAAGCGGGTGATGGGCCTCGAGGGCTTCGGCCCGGCTAGATAG
- a CDS encoding pyridoxal phosphate-dependent aminotransferase yields the protein MTVSRLRPYATTVFAEMSALAARIGAVNLGQGFPDEDGPPAMLKAAQEAIANGVNQYPPGIGIAPLRHAIAAQRHRQYGIEYDPDTEVLVTVGATEAIASAVIGLIEPGSDVLLIEPFYDSYSPVVAMASAQRVAVPLVPDGRGFALDADALRRAVTPRTRALIVNSPHNPTGTVLSATELAAIAEIAVEADLLVITDEVYEHLVFDGRQHVPLAGFEGMAERTITISSAAKMFNCTGWKIGWACGPAQLIAGMRAAKQYLSYVGGAPFQPAVALALEQEGAWVDNLRATLQARRDRLAAGLIDIGFEVHDSAGTYFLCADPRPLGYDDSAAFCAALPEKVGVAAIPMSAFCDPDTTHGPADVWNHLVRFTFCKRDDTLDEAIKRLAALRDAI from the coding sequence ATGACGGTCTCGCGACTGCGCCCGTACGCGACCACGGTGTTCGCCGAGATGTCGGCGCTGGCCGCGCGGATCGGAGCGGTGAACCTCGGCCAGGGGTTTCCCGACGAAGACGGGCCACCGGCCATGCTGAAGGCCGCGCAGGAGGCCATCGCCAACGGCGTCAACCAGTACCCGCCGGGCATCGGCATCGCGCCGCTGCGACACGCGATCGCCGCCCAGCGCCATCGCCAGTACGGCATCGAGTACGACCCCGACACCGAGGTCCTGGTGACGGTCGGGGCGACCGAGGCCATCGCCTCGGCGGTGATCGGCCTGATCGAGCCGGGCTCGGACGTCCTGCTCATCGAGCCGTTCTACGACTCCTACTCCCCGGTGGTGGCGATGGCCTCCGCACAGCGGGTCGCCGTGCCGCTGGTCCCCGATGGTCGTGGCTTCGCCCTGGACGCCGACGCGCTGCGCCGGGCGGTCACGCCACGGACCCGCGCGTTGATCGTCAACTCACCGCACAACCCGACCGGCACGGTGCTCAGCGCGACCGAGCTGGCCGCCATCGCCGAGATCGCCGTCGAGGCCGACCTGTTGGTGATCACCGACGAGGTGTACGAACACCTGGTGTTTGACGGGCGGCAACACGTGCCGCTGGCCGGCTTCGAGGGCATGGCCGAGCGGACGATCACCATCTCCAGCGCGGCCAAGATGTTCAATTGCACCGGCTGGAAGATCGGATGGGCCTGCGGCCCAGCACAACTCATCGCGGGCATGCGCGCGGCCAAACAATATCTGAGCTACGTCGGCGGCGCGCCCTTCCAGCCGGCCGTGGCTTTGGCCCTGGAGCAGGAGGGCGCGTGGGTCGACAACCTGCGCGCCACATTGCAGGCCAGGCGCGACCGGCTGGCCGCCGGGCTGATCGACATCGGGTTCGAGGTGCACGACAGCGCCGGCACCTACTTCTTGTGCGCCGACCCACGCCCGCTGGGCTACGACGACAGCGCGGCGTTCTGCGCGGCGCTCCCCGAGAAGGTCGGGGTCGCCGCCATCCCGATGTCGGCCTTCTGCGATCCGGACACCACGCACGGACCGGCCGACGTGTGGAATCACTTGGTGCGCTTCACCTTCTGTAAACGCGACGACACGCTCGACGAGGCGATCAAGCGGCTGGCCGCGCTGCGCGACGCTATCTAG
- a CDS encoding acetyl-CoA C-acetyltransferase, translating to MSEEAFIYEAIRTPRGKQRNGSLNEVKPLNLVVGLVDELRRRYPDLDENLISDMILGVVSPVGDQGGDIARTAVLAAGLPETTGGVQLNRFCASGLEAVNTAAQKVRSGWDDLVLAGGVESMSRVPMGSDGGAWATDPETNYQIGFVPQGIGADLIATIEGFSREDVDAYALRSQQKAAEAWSGGYFAKSIVPVRDQNGLVVLDHDEHMRPETTMEGLAKLKTAFDGVGEMGGFDDVALQKYHWVEKINHVHTGGNSSGIVDGAALVLVGSEAAGKSQGLTPRARIVATATSGADPVIMLTGPTPATQKVLDRAGLTVDDIDLFELNEAFASVVLKFQKDLNIPDEKLNVNGGAIAMGHPLGATGAMITGTMVDELERRNARRALVTLCIGGGMGVATIIERV from the coding sequence ATGTCCGAAGAAGCTTTCATTTATGAGGCCATCCGCACGCCGCGGGGCAAGCAGCGCAACGGCTCGCTCAACGAGGTGAAGCCGCTCAACCTGGTCGTGGGCCTGGTCGACGAGCTGCGCCGGCGCTACCCCGACCTGGACGAGAACCTGATCAGCGACATGATCCTCGGCGTCGTGTCCCCGGTCGGCGACCAGGGCGGCGACATCGCCCGCACCGCGGTGTTGGCCGCGGGCCTGCCCGAGACCACCGGGGGCGTGCAGCTCAACCGGTTCTGCGCCTCCGGTCTGGAAGCCGTCAACACCGCCGCCCAGAAGGTGCGCTCCGGCTGGGACGACCTGGTGCTGGCCGGCGGCGTCGAGTCGATGAGCCGCGTCCCGATGGGCTCCGACGGCGGCGCGTGGGCGACCGACCCTGAGACCAACTACCAGATCGGCTTCGTGCCGCAGGGCATCGGCGCCGACCTGATCGCCACCATCGAGGGCTTCTCCCGCGAGGACGTCGACGCCTACGCGTTGCGCAGCCAGCAAAAGGCCGCCGAGGCGTGGTCGGGCGGTTACTTCGCCAAGTCGATCGTGCCGGTGCGTGACCAGAACGGTCTGGTCGTCCTCGATCACGACGAGCACATGCGGCCCGAGACCACCATGGAGGGCCTCGCCAAGCTCAAGACCGCGTTCGACGGCGTCGGTGAGATGGGTGGCTTCGACGACGTGGCGCTGCAGAAGTACCACTGGGTCGAAAAGATCAACCACGTCCACACCGGCGGCAACAGCTCGGGCATCGTCGACGGCGCCGCGCTGGTGCTGGTCGGTTCGGAGGCCGCCGGCAAGTCGCAGGGGCTGACCCCGCGGGCCCGCATCGTCGCCACCGCGACCAGCGGCGCGGACCCGGTCATCATGCTGACCGGCCCGACGCCGGCCACGCAGAAGGTCCTCGACCGGGCCGGCCTGACCGTCGACGACATCGACCTGTTCGAGCTCAACGAGGCGTTCGCTTCGGTGGTGCTGAAGTTCCAGAAGGACCTCAACATTCCCGACGAGAAGCTCAACGTCAACGGTGGCGCCATCGCGATGGGCCACCCACTGGGCGCCACCGGCGCCATGATCACCGGCACCATGGTCGACGAACTCGAGCGCCGCAACGCGCGTCGCGCCCTGGTCACGCTTTGCATCGGCGGCGGCATGGGTGTCGCCACCATCATCGAGAGGGTTTAA